One Rhipicephalus microplus isolate Deutch F79 unplaced genomic scaffold, USDA_Rmic scaffold_195, whole genome shotgun sequence genomic region harbors:
- the LOC119187649 gene encoding uncharacterized protein LOC119187649, which translates to MRSLRNPILLFVQLVAWFGTLPSRANPARANYSSPVLLAAPIWMNTPLRHLPLSDGGILSIVTWSTTLRATAATQEHIKTTEFSCSFSGHGGAATMRSLRNPILLFVQLVAWFGTLPSRANPARANYSSPVLLAAPIWMNTPLRHLPLSDGGILSIVTWSTTLRATAATQEHIKTTEFSCSFSGHGGAATMRSLRNPILLFVQSLQTSTLPSDWKTGKVVPVHKSAI; encoded by the exons ATGCGGTCGCTCAGAAATccgattttgctttttgtgcagttAGTCGCCTGGTTTGGAACATTACCATCGCGTGCGAATCCAGCGCGTGCCAACTACTCTTCACCGGTGTTGCTGGCGGCCCCGATCTGGATGAACACGCCCCTGCGTCATCTGCCACTATCTGACGGTGGCATCCTTTCCATCGTCACCTGGTCCACAACACTGCGGGCGACTGCAGCGACGCAAGAGCATATAAAGACCACGGAATTCTCCtgttccttcagtgggcacggtggagcggcaacgatgcggtcgctcagaaatccgattttgctttttgtgcagttAGTCGCCTGGTTTGGAACATTACCATCGCGTGCGAATCCAGCGCGTGCCAACTACTCTTCACCGGTGTTGCTGGCGGCCCCGATCTGGATGAACACGCCCCTGCGTCATCTGCCACTATCTGACGGTGGCATCCTTTCCATCGTCACCTGGTCCACAACACTGCGGGCGACTGCAGCGACGCAAGAGCATATAAAGACCACGGAATTCTCCtgttccttcagtgggcacggtggagcggcaacgatgcggtcgctcagaaatccgattttgctttttgtgcag TCATTACAGACGTCCACACTGCCATCTGACTGGAAGACTGGGAAGGTGGTCCCTGTGCATAAATCTG CCATTTGA